Proteins from a genomic interval of Tolypothrix sp. NIES-4075:
- a CDS encoding chlorophyll a/b-binding protein, with amino-acid sequence MTQPQPTVTPKLEEPKFGFNEYAERLNGRAAMIGFILMVAIEYFTNQGVLSWLGLR; translated from the coding sequence ATGACACAACCACAACCGACCGTTACGCCCAAATTAGAAGAGCCAAAATTTGGCTTTAATGAATATGCTGAACGCTTGAATGGTCGAGCTGCCATGATTGGTTTCATCTTGATGGTGGCGATTGAATATTTCACCAACCAAGGAGTGCTATCATGGCTCGGTCTAAGATAG
- the ald gene encoding alanine dehydrogenase, whose product MEIGVPKESKDQEFRVGLSPSSVRVLRENGHNIFVETHAGTGAGFTDDDYKSVGAEIVSTPDAAWNRDLVVKVKEPLTSEYKFLQKGQLLFTYLHLAADRKLTEHLIDCGTCAIAYETVEQPGANKLPLLSPMSIIAGRLSIQFGARFLERQQGGRGVLLGGVPGVKPGKVVILGGGVVGTEAAKIAVGMGAAVQILDVNVERLSYLETLFGSRVELIYSNSAHIETAVQEADLLIGAVLIPGRRAPILVKRDLVKQMRPGSVIIDVAVDQGGCVETLHPTSHTSPIYLEEDVVHYGVPNMPGAVPWTATQALNNSTLPYVVELANLGTKALEINPALAKGVNVQNHRLVHPAVQSVFPDLVN is encoded by the coding sequence ATGGAAATTGGCGTTCCTAAGGAAAGTAAAGATCAAGAGTTCCGGGTAGGGTTGAGTCCTTCTAGCGTGCGGGTGTTGCGGGAAAATGGTCACAACATCTTTGTAGAAACACACGCTGGTACTGGTGCTGGATTTACAGATGATGATTATAAAAGCGTTGGGGCAGAAATTGTTTCTACACCGGATGCTGCTTGGAACCGGGATTTAGTTGTCAAGGTGAAAGAGCCACTGACATCAGAGTACAAATTTTTACAAAAAGGGCAGTTACTGTTTACTTATTTGCATTTAGCAGCCGATCGCAAATTGACCGAGCATTTAATAGATTGTGGCACATGTGCGATCGCCTACGAAACTGTAGAACAACCAGGTGCGAACAAATTACCTTTGCTCTCTCCCATGAGCATCATTGCCGGTCGCTTATCGATACAATTTGGCGCAAGATTCCTCGAACGTCAGCAAGGTGGTAGAGGTGTTCTTTTGGGCGGTGTTCCCGGCGTAAAACCAGGTAAAGTAGTAATTTTAGGCGGCGGTGTCGTTGGCACAGAAGCCGCGAAAATTGCTGTGGGTATGGGTGCTGCTGTCCAGATTTTAGATGTTAATGTTGAGCGTTTATCTTACTTAGAAACTTTATTTGGCTCTAGAGTCGAACTCATCTACAGTAATTCTGCCCACATTGAAACCGCAGTCCAAGAAGCCGACTTGCTCATTGGTGCAGTTTTAATTCCCGGACGTAGGGCACCGATTTTAGTCAAGCGTGACTTAGTTAAACAAATGCGTCCTGGTTCTGTAATTATCGATGTTGCCGTGGATCAAGGCGGTTGCGTGGAAACTTTACATCCTACATCCCACACCAGTCCGATATATCTCGAAGAAGATGTAGTGCATTATGGCGTTCCCAATATGCCAGGGGCAGTACCTTGGACAGCAACTCAAGCTCTCAACAATAGTACCTTACCATACGTTGTCGAGTTAGCAAATCTCGGAACTAAAGCCTTAGAAATTAACCCAGCATTAGCCAAAGGTGTAAATGTACAAAATCATCGCTTAGTGCATCCTGCCGTGCAGTCAGTTTTTCCGGACTTAGTAAATTAG
- a CDS encoding WD40 repeat domain-containing protein produces MRSKGKGRGGIFFRPYIIFAFVTAVALPVTFWEGFDVRAADGTVEVVPSQAPQSFANPQLLYSFSGHAGTIKSLAFSPDSNVLVSGGAENEGVIRLWNTHNGKRVGTIRKAQKTAVESLLISPDGKTLVSCGNDNTINLWNLKRNYFTRSFVGHTSNILSLAVSPDSKVLVSGALDGIRMWDLLQQRPLATLARFDNAIFTLAISPDGQMLASGDNKGVIKLWDLSTGKLIRGFTAHYNTVSAVAFTPDGKTLVSGSRDRTIKLWNLNTGELAKTLTGHDNWVNAIAINPDGQTLASAGRDGIKVWNLTTGELIKTLYGHSDWVSAIAFSPDGKMLASGGFDKKVKLWRSQ; encoded by the coding sequence GTGAGGAGTAAGGGAAAAGGTAGGGGCGGTATTTTCTTTCGACCGTATATTATTTTTGCATTTGTTACAGCTGTTGCCCTTCCTGTTACGTTCTGGGAAGGGTTTGATGTTCGTGCGGCTGATGGTACTGTTGAAGTAGTACCGTCCCAAGCTCCTCAAAGCTTTGCTAATCCACAGTTACTTTATAGTTTTAGCGGACACGCAGGAACGATTAAATCTTTAGCCTTCAGTCCAGATAGCAACGTTCTGGTGAGTGGCGGTGCTGAAAATGAAGGTGTAATTCGCTTGTGGAATACACACAATGGTAAAAGGGTAGGGACTATTCGCAAAGCGCAAAAAACAGCTGTGGAATCTTTGTTGATTTCACCAGATGGTAAAACTTTAGTCAGCTGCGGTAATGACAATACTATCAATCTTTGGAACCTGAAAAGGAATTACTTTACCCGGTCTTTTGTCGGGCATACCAGTAATATATTGTCTTTAGCGGTATCGCCTGATAGTAAGGTTCTTGTTAGTGGTGCTTTAGATGGGATTCGCATGTGGGATTTGTTACAGCAGCGCCCTTTAGCTACTCTGGCACGCTTTGATAATGCGATTTTTACGCTGGCGATAAGTCCTGATGGTCAGATGCTTGCTAGCGGCGATAATAAAGGTGTAATTAAACTGTGGGATTTAAGTACTGGTAAGTTAATCCGTGGATTTACAGCGCATTATAATACAGTCAGCGCGGTAGCTTTTACACCAGACGGGAAAACTTTAGTTAGTGGTAGCCGCGATCGCACAATTAAACTTTGGAATTTGAATACTGGAGAACTCGCGAAAACTCTTACAGGACATGATAACTGGGTGAATGCGATCGCCATTAATCCAGATGGACAAACTCTGGCTAGTGCTGGTAGAGATGGTATTAAAGTGTGGAATTTGACTACAGGCGAGTTAATAAAGACACTTTACGGACATTCAGATTGGGTGAGTGCGATCGCTTTTAGTCCTGATGGTAAAATGCTGGCTAGCGGTGGTTTTGATAAAAAGGTCAAGCTTTGGCGAAGTCAGTAA